From the genome of Caldalkalibacillus thermarum:
TCACGGCCTGTCGAGAATATTTTAAAGAGAGAGCCTTCTACTGCATGGACCGTTTTCACTTGGCTAGAGAGATTCGCCGGCTGTGCCGCAAGCATCCCCGGTACCGTCAGATGCAGGAGGCCCTTGAAGCCACCGAAGTG
Proteins encoded in this window:
- a CDS encoding UPF0236 family transposase-like protein, which encodes TACREYFKERAFYCMDRFHLAREIRRLCRKHPRYRQMQEALEATEVLCRKGDQDLRTGSQRQHPLLEK